AAAAAAGACAAAAAAATGTGGCAATTAAAACAATTAGTGGCCCCGAAGGCAAGGCTAACCTAGCTCCGGGATAAAGAAAGGCGAGATAGCGTGAAATCTCAACAGACAGATAAGTCCCCAGGAATGCACTCGCCAGCCCAAAGAAAGCTGCAATGAAAAACATCGAAGAGAGCCGATTTGTATATTGCCTTGCTGCTGCAGCGGGCGCAACAAGCATCCCTGACATTAAGACAACACCGACTGAGCGAATACCAATGATTAAAGATAAAACGATCAATAAAAAAAAGATTCCATCGATTAACCTAACATTAATACCTTGCGTTTTTGCAAAATGCTCATCAAATGTGACAATTTTCAATTCCTTCTGTAAAGCTACAATGCAAGCTGCCACTGTGAGGGCCAAAAGACCATAAATTAAAATATGCACATCTGTCATTGTCGCAGACTGCCCGTAAAAATAGACCTGAATTTGCTTGTAAAGGTAAGAATAACGAAATTGCACGTCGCTAGCAAATAAAATGCCGATCCCAAAAAAAGAGGACAAGACAAAGCAGAGGCTAGCATCAGGGTGAACCTTTTTTTTCTGCAGAAACTTAATGGAGATAATCCCCAAAATTGCCGTTACAAAGGCACAAGAGAGTATTGCTAATGAAGTGGTGAAAGGCAACTCTTGATCTCCCCAAAAAAAACCTACGATGACAACCCCAAGCACGACCCCAGGGTAGGCTGCATGGGATAGGGCTTCACCAAGCAAAGATTCTTTCTTTAAAAAAACAACCACACCAACAAGCGAAGCCGCTACACACATTAATATCGAAGCGATCATCGGGGCTCTTAACACAGGATCATAAAAATACTCCAACAAACCGCCCATTTCTAAATCTCGCCTGTCGTTTTTTCTTGCGAAAGCTTTAAAACTTCATCGAAAAGCGCAAAGCTTTTCCCATAAGCTGTTGTTAAATTATGTGCATTAAAGACTTGGCTTAAAGGACCATAAGCCACAAGTCGCAAATTCAAAATGATTAGCCAATCAAAAATCGTATCAATTGTATTAAGGTCATGGTGAACCACAAAGACGGTTTTACCCTGGCTGACTAAGTTTTTCATCACGCTGACAAGGATTTTTTCCGTTGCAAGGTCCACTCCGTTAAAAGGCTCGTCCAGAAAATAGATTTTAGCTTCTTGAATCAAGGCTCTTGCCAAAAAAACTCTCTGCTGCTGTCCTCCCGATAACTGACTAATTTGGCGGTCACTATATTGGCTCATCCCAACGAGTTCGAGGTAATAATCTACAGCAATATAATCGGCTTTGCGCGGTCTATGAAAAAGGCCTAACCTTCCATATCTTCCCATAAGAACAAGTTCTTTTACGGTAATAGGAAAATCCCAATCTACCGATTCTCTTTGCGGAACATAGGCGATCTCGCTACGGCATTGTTGAAGAGCTTTCCCAAAAAACTCTATTCTTCCTGATAAAAAAGGGGTCAAGCCAAGAGCTGTTTTGATAAATGTGCTTTTACCTGCTCCATTGGGGCCAATGATCCCAACAAGATTGCCAGCAGGAATTTTAAGGGAAACGTCCCAAAGAACAGGGGTTTTATCGTAGTTTACTGTGAGCTGGCCAACTTCTAAAGCAATAGGATCCATGGCAACCTTAAGGATTCTTTTTCAAATGTCGCGAAATGACATGAGCATTATGCATGATCATCTTTAAATATGTGTCTCCATCCGAGCCCAACTTACCCATCGCATCCCCATAAAGATAATCTGAGGCTATTGTGACATCAAGCCCCTTCTCTTTACCAGCAGCTACAATTTTACGTATCGAATCTTGGCTCACATTGGACTCAGGAAATAATACTCTCACTTTGTGATGTTTTAAGTGCTCAATAATCAACTGGATATCGTAGGGATTTAATTGACTGTCGGGTGCTAATCCCTCCGGAGCAGCAAATCGCTTTTGCCAGAGATCATGCTCAACTTCTCCCTCCTCAGCAAGGTAGGCTCTTGTGAAGTAGTTGAAAGCATCGTGGCTTGTCACTAAATACCGCTTTCTTTCAGGAATTTCCTGTAAAATTGCCCTTATTTCATTGTGCTTGGCAAGCATCACTTGAATTAAAATTCGCCCATTAACTTTATAATCTTGCGCATTAGAAGGGTCTTTTTCACTAAGCACTCGTACAATATAATCTACAGATTGGGCCCAAAGAGAAACGTCCATCCAAATGTGAGGATCTATCTGGCCGCTTGCGCAAATCGTCAGTTCGGGCCTATTTTGAAAAATTAAATTTCCTAACTCTACGACTTTATCACTTGTTTGCAAATGGTTCTGTAAACTTGCTCCATGCTCAAGACCTAGCCCATTTGCGAAGATAACATCAGCCACAATAAGTTTCTCATCATCTCCTTTTACCAGTTGATAGCTATGCGGATCTAACTCTCCTTTGATCAGCGTTAGAGTATCTACATGATCCTTTGCAACGCTATTTACCAGATCACTAATCATAGCGGTTGTAGCCAAAACTTTTAACTTACCATTCGGGGCCATCCAATTTTTAACCTCATCATTTCCTCGAGAAGAACAAGTAGTAAAAGTTAATAGGAAAAAAAGCAAAAAAAGATGTTTTTTCATTGGTTTAAACCCGCTAAT
The Chlamydiales bacterium STE3 genome window above contains:
- a CDS encoding hypothetical protein (Product derived from UniProtKB/Swiss-Prot:Q9Z8J4;Uncharacterized metal-binding lipoprotein CPn_0349/CP_0411/CPj0349/CpB0356), giving the protein MKKHLFLLFFLLTFTTCSSRGNDEVKNWMAPNGKLKVLATTAMISDLVNSVAKDHVDTLTLIKGELDPHSYQLVKGDDEKLIVADVIFANGLGLEHGASLQNHLQTSDKVVELGNLIFQNRPELTICASGQIDPHIWMDVSLWAQSVDYIVRVLSEKDPSNAQDYKVNGRILIQVMLAKHNEIRAILQEIPERKRYLVTSHDAFNYFTRAYLAEEGEVEHDLWQKRFAAPEGLAPDSQLNPYDIQLIIEHLKHHKVRVLFPESNVSQDSIRKIVAAGKEKGLDVTIASDYLYGDAMGKLGSDGDTYLKMIMHNAHVISRHLKKNP
- a CDS encoding Manganese transport system ATP-binding protein MntB (Product derived from UniProtKB/Swiss-Prot:O34338;Gene name derived from UniProtKB/Swiss-Prot:O34338), with the protein product MDPIALEVGQLTVNYDKTPVLWDVSLKIPAGNLVGIIGPNGAGKSTFIKTALGLTPFLSGRIEFFGKALQQCRSEIAYVPQRESVDWDFPITVKELVLMGRYGRLGLFHRPRKADYIAVDYYLELVGMSQYSDRQISQLSGGQQQRVFLARALIQEAKIYFLDEPFNGVDLATEKILVSVMKNLVSQGKTVFVVHHDLNTIDTIFDWLIILNLRLVAYGPLSQVFNAHNLTTAYGKSFALFDEVLKLSQEKTTGEI
- a CDS encoding hypothetical protein (Product derived from UniProtKB/Swiss-Prot:O84072;Gene name derived from UniProtKB/Trembl:Q6MEL7;Probable metal transport system membrane protein CT_069), whose translation is MGGLLEYFYDPVLRAPMIASILMCVAASLVGVVVFLKKESLLGEALSHAAYPGVVLGVVIVGFFWGDQELPFTTSLAILSCAFVTAILGIISIKFLQKKKVHPDASLCFVLSSFFGIGILFASDVQFRYSYLYKQIQVYFYGQSATMTDVHILIYGLLALTVAACIVALQKELKIVTFDEHFAKTQGINVRLIDGIFFLLIVLSLIIGIRSVGVVLMSGMLVAPAAAARQYTNRLSSMFFIAAFFGLASAFLGTYLSVEISRYLAFLYPGARLALPSGPLIVLIATFFCLFSLLFAKERGLVYKQLRGLNFRYECLNENFLKTLWRNGVNNETSFKDLKRFYSGSSLFLRFILTRLINQGWMRESSPKRYQLTKDGAVRAARIIRLHRLWEVYLADYLGVGVEKVHKNADEMEHIITPELEQELITLLNDPKKDPHQQPIPPVETL